Proteins from a genomic interval of Deltaproteobacteria bacterium RBG_16_64_85:
- a CDS encoding acetolactate synthase, large subunit, biosynthetic type encodes MKMTGAEIFVKALADLGVDVVFGYPGGAVLHIYDELFKNTKVRHYLTRHEQGAVHMADGYARASGKTGVCLVTSGPGATNTVTGIATAYMDSIPIVVFSGQVPTLMIGNDAFQEADIVGITRPCTKHNYLVKEAKDLARIMKEAFYIASTGRPGPVLVDIPKDILMASSEYALPKEVNVRGYHPTYEGHPRQVESAVRLIREKERPVLYAGGGVILSDSSRQLVEFAHILGIPVTTTLMGMGAFPGTDPLYMGMLGMHGTYSANMAISHSDLIIAVGARFDDRVTGKVDEFAPHAKIIHVDIDPTSIQKNVPVDIPIVGDLKDVLKKMIKLVKGTKEAARYREKITPWREQVGKWAATHPLSYKPSKGKIKPQHVVEQIYSLTKGEAIITTEVGQNQMWAAQFYKFDRPRTFLSSGGLGTMGYGFPAAIGAQVAMPGRLVIDVAGDGSIQMNIQELATAVQYRLPVKVVILNNGALGMVRQWQELFFQGKYSQTCLPQIPDFVKLAEAYGAAGFRATRPEEVREVLKRGFAVQGPVFIDVLTDPNEMVYPMVPAGAPLTKMLLV; translated from the coding sequence ATGACGGGAGCGGAAATATTCGTCAAGGCGCTGGCGGACCTGGGCGTGGATGTGGTGTTCGGCTACCCCGGCGGGGCGGTCCTGCACATCTACGACGAGCTGTTCAAGAACACGAAAGTCCGCCACTACCTGACCCGCCACGAGCAGGGGGCCGTCCACATGGCCGACGGCTACGCACGGGCGTCGGGGAAGACCGGCGTGTGCCTCGTGACCTCCGGCCCCGGGGCGACGAACACGGTGACCGGCATCGCCACCGCGTACATGGATTCGATCCCCATCGTCGTGTTCTCCGGCCAAGTGCCGACGCTGATGATCGGGAACGACGCGTTCCAGGAGGCCGACATCGTCGGAATCACCCGGCCGTGCACGAAGCACAACTACCTGGTCAAGGAAGCGAAGGACCTGGCCCGCATCATGAAGGAGGCCTTCTACATCGCCTCCACCGGGCGGCCGGGGCCCGTGCTCGTCGACATCCCCAAGGATATCCTTATGGCCTCGTCGGAGTACGCCCTACCGAAGGAGGTCAACGTGCGCGGATACCACCCGACCTACGAGGGGCACCCCCGGCAGGTGGAGAGCGCGGTCCGCCTGATCCGGGAGAAGGAGCGCCCCGTCCTCTACGCGGGCGGCGGCGTCATCCTTTCCGATTCCTCCCGGCAGCTCGTCGAGTTCGCGCACATCCTGGGAATCCCGGTCACGACGACCCTGATGGGGATGGGGGCGTTTCCGGGAACGGACCCCCTGTACATGGGGATGCTGGGGATGCACGGGACCTATTCGGCCAACATGGCGATCTCCCACAGCGACCTGATCATCGCCGTGGGAGCGCGGTTCGACGACCGGGTAACGGGGAAAGTGGACGAATTCGCCCCCCACGCCAAGATCATCCACGTCGACATCGACCCGACCTCCATCCAGAAGAACGTCCCCGTCGACATCCCGATCGTGGGAGACCTCAAGGACGTGCTGAAGAAGATGATCAAGCTCGTCAAAGGGACGAAGGAGGCCGCGCGGTACCGGGAGAAGATCACCCCGTGGCGGGAGCAGGTCGGGAAGTGGGCCGCGACCCACCCCCTTTCCTACAAGCCGTCCAAGGGCAAGATCAAGCCGCAGCACGTGGTCGAGCAGATCTACTCGCTCACCAAGGGGGAGGCGATCATCACTACGGAGGTCGGGCAGAACCAGATGTGGGCGGCCCAGTTCTACAAGTTCGACCGCCCGCGCACCTTTCTGTCCTCCGGGGGGCTGGGGACGATGGGGTACGGCTTCCCCGCCGCCATCGGCGCCCAGGTGGCCATGCCGGGCAGGCTCGTCATCGACGTGGCGGGCGACGGCAGCATCCAGATGAACATCCAGGAGCTGGCGACGGCCGTCCAGTACCGACTTCCCGTGAAAGTGGTCATCCTCAACAACGGGGCGCTGGGGATGGTCCGCCAGTGGCAGGAGCTCTTTTTCCAGGGGAAGTACTCCCAGACCTGCCTTCCCCAGATCCCGGACTTCGTCAAGCTGGCGGAGGCGTACGGCGCGGCCGGGTTTCGCGCAACCCGCCCGGAGGAGGTACGGGAGGTGCTGAAAAGAGGGTTCGCCGTCCAGGGGCCCGTGTTCATCGATGTCCTGACGGACCCGAACGAGATGGTCTACCCGATGGTGCCCGCCGGGGCGCCCTTGACGAAGATGCTGCTCGTCTGA
- a CDS encoding acetolactate synthase small subunit: MRHTISILVENEFGVLSRVSGLFSGRGFNIESLSVAETLDPSVSRMTIVTSGNDQIIEQILKQLNKLVSVIKVVDLTGVDTVDRELVLVKINVESETKAEVLRLVDIFRAKIVDVAPRCYTIEMTGDEGKVNAFVQMLRPIGIKEIVRTGRVAIARGM, translated from the coding sequence ATGCGTCACACCATTTCCATCCTGGTGGAGAACGAATTCGGGGTGTTAAGCCGCGTCTCCGGCCTTTTTTCCGGCCGGGGGTTCAACATCGAGTCGCTCTCGGTGGCCGAGACGCTGGACCCGTCCGTCTCCCGGATGACGATCGTGACCAGCGGCAACGACCAGATCATCGAGCAGATCCTGAAGCAATTGAACAAGCTGGTCTCGGTCATCAAGGTCGTCGATCTTACCGGAGTCGACACCGTGGACCGGGAGCTGGTTCTCGTCAAGATCAATGTGGAGTCCGAGACCAAGGCCGAGGTGCTGCGGCTGGTCGACATCTTCCGGGCGAAGATCGTGGACGTGGCGCCCCGCTGCTACACGATCGAGATGACCGGCGACGAGGGGAAGGTCAACGCCTTCGTCCAGATGCTCCGGCCGATCGGCATCAAGGAGATCGTGCGCACGGGGCGCGTGGCCATTGCCCGGGGGATGTAG
- a CDS encoding ketol-acid reductoisomerase, with amino-acid sequence MKIYREKDAKPQALKRKTIAILGYGSQGHAHANNLKESGMSVIVGELPGGPAAKKAQDAGFEVHDAATAVSRADVVAMLLPDELQGRIYRESVAPSLKKSAFLMFAHGFNIHFGQIVPRADSNVFMVAPKGPGHLVRAQYLKGEGVPALIAVHQDPSRKSKEVALAYAAAIGAARAGVIETTFREETETDLFGEQAVLCGGVTALVLAGYETLVEAGYAPEMAYFECLHELKLIVDLIYEGGISTMRYSISNTAQYGDLTRGPRIITEETRKEMKRMLEEVRDGSFAREWIVENQANRPVFNALTKRGEEHPIEEVGRRLRAMMPWIAKGRLVDKSRN; translated from the coding sequence ATGAAGATTTACCGGGAGAAGGACGCGAAGCCGCAGGCGCTCAAGAGGAAGACGATCGCGATCCTGGGCTACGGCAGCCAGGGACATGCCCACGCGAACAACCTCAAGGAGAGCGGGATGAGCGTGATCGTCGGCGAGCTCCCCGGCGGGCCCGCGGCGAAGAAGGCGCAGGACGCGGGGTTCGAGGTCCACGACGCGGCGACCGCGGTTTCCAGGGCCGACGTGGTTGCCATGCTCCTGCCGGACGAACTGCAGGGGCGGATCTACCGGGAATCGGTCGCCCCGAGCCTGAAAAAAAGCGCGTTCCTGATGTTCGCCCACGGCTTCAACATCCACTTCGGCCAGATCGTTCCCAGGGCCGACAGCAACGTTTTCATGGTGGCTCCGAAGGGGCCCGGCCACCTGGTGCGAGCGCAGTACCTGAAAGGGGAAGGGGTGCCGGCCCTCATCGCCGTTCACCAGGACCCCTCCCGCAAGAGCAAGGAGGTTGCTCTTGCCTACGCGGCGGCCATCGGCGCGGCGCGGGCGGGAGTGATCGAGACGACCTTCCGCGAGGAGACCGAGACGGACCTGTTCGGGGAGCAGGCCGTCCTGTGCGGCGGAGTGACGGCGTTGGTCCTGGCGGGATACGAGACGCTGGTCGAGGCCGGCTACGCCCCGGAGATGGCGTACTTCGAATGCCTCCACGAACTGAAGCTCATCGTAGACCTCATCTACGAGGGGGGCATCTCCACGATGCGATACTCGATCAGCAACACGGCGCAGTACGGAGACCTGACTCGCGGCCCGCGGATTATCACGGAGGAAACCAGGAAGGAGATGAAGCGGATGCTCGAGGAGGTCCGGGACGGGTCGTTCGCGCGGGAATGGATCGTCGAGAACCAGGCCAACCGTCCCGTGTTCAACGCACTTACGAAGCGCGGCGAGGAGCATCCGATCGAGGAGGTGGGACGCAGGCTCCGTGCCATGATGCCGTGGATCGCAAAAGGGCGGCTGGTTGACAAATCCAGGAACTGA
- a CDS encoding phosphatidylserine decarboxylase → MALEGIPFVLATAAASVAFYFVWPKSIPLAVLGLLLTAFVAWFFRDPDRVTPDEPDAVISPADGRVVFCGECPPGRYNAEPGKKVSIFMSVFDVHVNRAPVSGKVVAVRYNPGTFFAADADKASLLNEQNGVSLETSGGHTVSYVQVAGLIARRIVCYLSEEDNVRQGQRVGMIRFGSRVDVILPASAVLRVRMGDRVRSGESVLGVLQ, encoded by the coding sequence ATCGCCCTTGAAGGCATCCCCTTCGTTCTCGCGACCGCGGCGGCGAGCGTGGCCTTCTATTTCGTCTGGCCGAAGAGCATTCCGCTTGCGGTCCTAGGGCTTCTCCTGACCGCCTTTGTTGCATGGTTCTTCCGGGACCCAGACCGGGTGACGCCGGACGAGCCCGACGCGGTGATCTCCCCCGCGGACGGAAGGGTGGTTTTTTGCGGCGAATGCCCGCCGGGGAGATACAACGCGGAGCCCGGGAAGAAGGTGAGCATCTTCATGTCCGTCTTCGACGTCCACGTCAACCGGGCGCCGGTTTCGGGAAAGGTGGTCGCTGTGCGCTATAACCCGGGGACGTTTTTCGCGGCGGACGCGGACAAGGCGTCGCTGCTGAACGAGCAGAACGGTGTTTCCCTTGAAACCTCAGGGGGGCATACGGTTTCTTATGTCCAGGTCGCAGGACTGATCGCTCGCAGGATCGTGTGCTATCTTTCCGAAGAGGACAATGTGCGGCAGGGGCAACGGGTAGGAATGATCCGGTTCGGCTCCCGGGTGGACGTCATCCTGCCGGCGTCCGCCGTCCTTCGAGTGCGGATGGGAGACCGGGTCCGGTCCGGAGAGAGCGTCTTGGGGGTGCTCCAATGA
- a CDS encoding CDP-diacylglycerol--serine O-phosphatidyltransferase, with protein sequence MKKRERRKDGISRGIYVLPNLITSGSLFAGFYSIAATYNGKFEKAAIAIIVGAVLDALDGRVARMTKTTTQFGVEYDSLADLVSFGVAPAFLVYGWALSQFGRWGWLAAFLYLICGALRLARFNVQVNTVEKGKFNGLPIPAAAIFVASILLLFYYLGGSGSFRHLTLLLTIYVLAFLMVSTVRYNSFKDLEAFRRRPFNTLVVFIFLALLLAAEPQIIIFLFSLTYVVSGPIGELVSVIRHRRGKLTEGEKRADGHDAYRENPR encoded by the coding sequence ATGAAGAAAAGGGAACGAAGGAAAGACGGGATCAGCCGGGGGATCTACGTGCTCCCCAACCTGATCACCTCGGGCTCCCTATTCGCCGGGTTCTACTCGATCGCGGCCACCTACAACGGCAAGTTCGAGAAGGCGGCGATAGCGATCATCGTGGGGGCAGTGCTCGACGCGCTGGACGGCCGGGTGGCGCGAATGACGAAGACCACCACCCAGTTCGGGGTGGAGTACGATTCGCTGGCCGATCTCGTCTCGTTCGGCGTCGCGCCGGCCTTCCTGGTCTACGGCTGGGCGCTCTCGCAGTTCGGCCGATGGGGCTGGCTGGCGGCCTTCCTGTACCTGATCTGCGGGGCGCTGCGTCTCGCCCGTTTCAACGTGCAGGTGAACACCGTCGAGAAGGGGAAGTTCAACGGACTTCCGATTCCTGCCGCCGCGATATTCGTCGCGTCGATCCTCCTGCTTTTTTACTACCTCGGAGGCTCGGGGAGCTTCAGGCACCTGACGTTGCTCCTGACCATATACGTCCTGGCCTTCCTGATGGTGAGCACGGTGCGGTACAACAGCTTCAAGGACCTGGAGGCGTTCCGGCGGCGGCCGTTCAACACGCTGGTCGTCTTCATCTTCCTTGCGCTCCTGCTGGCGGCGGAGCCCCAGATCATCATCTTCCTGTTCTCCTTGACGTACGTCGTGTCGGGGCCGATCGGGGAGCTGGTGAGCGTGATCCGGCATCGGCGGGGGAAACTGACGGAAGGCGAGAAACGCGCGGACGGGCATGACGCTTACAGAGAAAATCCTCGCTAG
- a CDS encoding 3-isopropylmalate dehydratase large subunit encodes MTLTEKILARHAGKDRVEPGELILARVDLALGNDVTAPIAIDAFRRLGAKEVFDREKIALVPDHFAPNKDIQSAEQMKRMREFAREYGIVNYFEVGRMGIEHVLLPDEGLVVPGDLVIGADSHTCTYGALCAFSTGVGSTDLAAAMISGEVWLKVPTSLRIVLSGRPGKWVEGKDVILSIIGKIGVDGALYQAMEYAGEGLSSLPMAWRFTMSNMAIEAGAKNGIFPFDGVTRAYADGRAKRKYEVVTVDKDARYAAELHADLSALEPQVAFPHLPENAKPLSQVGNVPIDQVVVGSCTNGRIEDLRSAATVLRERKVHDGVRMLVFPATQEIYLQAMREGLMEVFVTAGAAFSTPTCGPCLGGHMGVLAKGERAIATTNRNFVGRMGHPESEVYLANPAIAAASAVLGRIGGPDELP; translated from the coding sequence ATGACGCTTACAGAGAAAATCCTCGCTAGGCATGCGGGGAAGGACCGGGTCGAACCCGGGGAACTGATCCTCGCCCGGGTGGACCTTGCCCTGGGCAACGACGTGACGGCCCCGATCGCCATCGATGCGTTCCGGCGGCTGGGGGCCAAGGAGGTGTTCGACCGGGAGAAGATCGCCCTGGTCCCGGACCACTTCGCGCCCAACAAGGACATCCAGTCCGCCGAGCAGATGAAGAGGATGCGGGAGTTCGCTCGCGAGTACGGGATCGTGAACTACTTCGAGGTCGGCCGGATGGGGATCGAGCACGTCCTCCTGCCGGATGAGGGATTGGTCGTCCCGGGGGACCTCGTGATCGGCGCCGACAGCCACACCTGCACCTACGGGGCGCTGTGCGCCTTCTCGACCGGCGTGGGAAGCACCGACCTGGCCGCTGCGATGATCTCCGGGGAAGTCTGGCTCAAAGTCCCCACCTCCCTGCGCATCGTGCTTTCCGGCAGGCCGGGGAAGTGGGTAGAGGGGAAGGACGTCATCCTCTCCATCATCGGGAAGATCGGCGTGGACGGTGCGCTTTACCAGGCGATGGAGTACGCGGGCGAGGGGCTTTCCTCCTTGCCCATGGCGTGGCGCTTCACGATGTCCAACATGGCGATCGAGGCGGGGGCCAAGAACGGCATCTTCCCGTTCGACGGGGTGACCCGCGCTTACGCGGACGGGCGGGCGAAACGAAAATACGAAGTGGTCACCGTCGACAAGGACGCACGGTATGCCGCGGAGCTGCACGCAGACCTCTCCGCTCTCGAGCCTCAGGTGGCGTTCCCGCACCTTCCGGAGAACGCGAAGCCCCTGTCGCAAGTGGGCAATGTCCCCATCGACCAGGTGGTCGTCGGATCCTGCACGAACGGGCGGATCGAGGACCTGCGCAGCGCGGCGACCGTGCTCCGGGAGCGGAAGGTCCACGACGGCGTGCGGATGCTGGTGTTCCCGGCGACCCAGGAGATCTACCTGCAGGCGATGCGAGAAGGGCTGATGGAGGTGTTCGTGACGGCGGGGGCGGCCTTCTCCACACCGACATGCGGGCCCTGCCTGGGAGGTCACATGGGGGTTCTCGCCAAGGGGGAACGGGCGATCGCCACCACCAACCGGAACTTCGTGGGCCGGATGGGGCACCCCGAGAGCGAGGTGTACCTCGCCAACCCCGCCATCGCCGCGGCGTCCGCGGTGCTGGGCCGGATCGGCGGCCCCGACGAGCTCCCGTGA
- the leuD gene encoding 3-isopropylmalate dehydratase small subunit (catalyzes the isomerization between 2-isopropylmalate and 3-isopropylmalate in leucine biosynthesis), whose protein sequence is MEFKGKAWKYGDDVDTDVIIPARYLNTSDPAELARHCMEDIDREYASKVSPGDFIVAGKNFGCGSSREHAPIAIKASGARAVIARSFARIFYRNSFNMGLPIFEAPQAVDEIEKGDLLALDMERGTLRNETKKREYRIAPVPPFMRELVAAGGLMNYMAARRKGK, encoded by the coding sequence ATGGAGTTCAAGGGCAAGGCCTGGAAGTACGGGGACGACGTCGACACCGACGTGATCATCCCGGCGCGGTACCTCAACACGAGCGACCCGGCGGAGCTCGCCAGGCATTGCATGGAAGACATCGACAGGGAATACGCGTCGAAGGTGTCTCCGGGCGACTTCATCGTGGCCGGGAAGAACTTCGGCTGCGGCTCGTCGCGGGAGCATGCCCCCATCGCCATCAAGGCCTCCGGGGCGCGGGCGGTGATCGCCCGGTCGTTCGCCCGGATCTTCTACCGCAATTCCTTCAACATGGGGCTGCCCATCTTCGAGGCGCCACAGGCGGTCGACGAGATCGAGAAAGGCGACCTCCTGGCCCTCGACATGGAGCGCGGAACCCTGCGCAACGAAACGAAGAAGAGAGAATACCGGATCGCCCCCGTCCCGCCGTTCATGCGGGAGCTGGTCGCCGCGGGGGGGCTGATGAACTACATGGCCGCCCGCCGGAAAGGAAAGTAG
- a CDS encoding 3-isopropylmalate dehydrogenase, protein MPKICVFPGDGIGPEVVREALSVLATIEEVSGRRRFETEEELLGGASYDAHRVPMTERALALAKAADAVLLGAVGGPRWDPLPFEVRPERALLGLRKNLGLFANLRPAKVHAPLLDASPLRRELVEGIDLLVVRELTGGIYFGEPRGIRVENGVEVGINTEVYTRPEIERVARVAFDLARKRSRKVTSVDKSNVLESSELWRRIVTEVNDREYRDVELSHMLVDNCAMQLIRYPKQFDVIVTTNLFGDILTDEASMITGSIGMLPSASIGGKVGLYEPIHGSAPDIAGKGVANPLAMILSIAMMLKYAFDLTAEADRIDEAVEQVLAGGYRTGDIFREGPGVRLVGTKEMGEKVREAIRKRT, encoded by the coding sequence ATGCCGAAGATCTGCGTCTTTCCCGGAGACGGAATCGGCCCCGAGGTGGTGCGGGAAGCCCTCTCCGTCCTGGCGACGATCGAGGAGGTCTCTGGCCGGCGGCGATTCGAGACGGAGGAAGAGCTGCTCGGGGGCGCATCCTACGACGCCCACCGGGTCCCGATGACGGAACGGGCGCTGGCGCTCGCCAAGGCGGCGGACGCCGTGCTCCTGGGCGCGGTCGGGGGGCCCAGGTGGGACCCGCTGCCGTTCGAGGTGCGGCCGGAGCGGGCGCTCCTGGGGCTGCGGAAGAATCTGGGCCTCTTCGCGAACCTGCGCCCCGCGAAAGTCCACGCGCCCCTTCTGGATGCCTCGCCGCTCCGCAGGGAGCTCGTGGAGGGGATCGACCTCCTCGTCGTGCGGGAGCTGACCGGCGGGATCTATTTCGGGGAGCCCCGGGGGATCCGGGTGGAAAACGGCGTCGAGGTGGGGATCAATACCGAGGTCTACACCCGCCCGGAGATCGAGCGGGTCGCCCGGGTGGCTTTCGACCTGGCCCGGAAGCGGAGCCGGAAGGTGACCTCCGTGGACAAGTCCAATGTACTGGAGTCCAGCGAGCTGTGGCGCAGGATCGTGACCGAGGTGAACGACCGCGAGTATCGGGACGTGGAGCTGTCCCATATGCTGGTGGATAATTGTGCGATGCAGCTGATCCGGTACCCGAAGCAGTTCGACGTCATCGTCACGACGAATCTCTTCGGGGACATCCTCACGGACGAGGCGTCGATGATCACCGGGTCGATCGGGATGCTGCCGTCGGCCTCCATCGGCGGGAAAGTGGGGCTCTATGAACCGATCCACGGCAGCGCCCCGGACATTGCCGGGAAAGGGGTGGCAAACCCCCTGGCGATGATACTTTCGATCGCGATGATGTTAAAATATGCATTTGATCTGACCGCGGAAGCCGACCGGATCGATGAGGCGGTGGAGCAGGTGCTTGCCGGCGGATACCGTACGGGGGATATCTTCCGGGAGGGTCCGGGCGTGCGGCTCGTGGGAACGAAGGAGATGGGCGAGAAGGTCCGCGAAGCGATCCGAAAGCGCACATGA
- a CDS encoding aspartate-semialdehyde dehydrogenase, which translates to MSTRNFNVAVAGATGAVGEVMLQILEERKFPVKNIRLLASERSVGKRLAFRGEQVPVELLQKSAFKGIDIALFSAGASRSKEFAAAAWESGAVVIDNSSAFRMEQEIPLVVPEINPHAVAQFRNRGIIANPNCTTIIAIMPLKPLHDYGKLSRVVASSYQATSGAGAKAMAELVSQTKAFAKGEKMEVAAFKHQIAFNVIPHIDAFLDNGYTKEEMKMTNEGRKILEIPGLRVTCTTVRVPVLTAHSISVNAQFEKKITREKARELIAKFPGCQVMDDPAGNVYPMPLFCAGKDDCYVGRIREDDSAENALNFWVCGDQLRKGAALNAIQIGELLVKNHLVPV; encoded by the coding sequence ATGAGCACCAGGAATTTCAACGTCGCGGTCGCCGGGGCGACCGGCGCCGTGGGGGAAGTGATGCTGCAGATCCTTGAGGAGCGGAAGTTCCCCGTGAAGAACATCCGCCTGCTGGCCTCCGAGCGCTCGGTCGGCAAGCGGCTCGCGTTCCGCGGCGAGCAGGTCCCCGTGGAGCTGCTCCAGAAGAGCGCCTTCAAGGGGATCGACATCGCCCTGTTCTCGGCGGGCGCATCCCGGAGCAAGGAGTTTGCGGCCGCGGCGTGGGAATCCGGCGCGGTGGTGATCGACAACTCCTCCGCCTTCCGGATGGAGCAAGAAATCCCGCTCGTGGTCCCGGAGATCAACCCGCACGCAGTCGCGCAGTTCAGGAACCGGGGAATCATCGCGAATCCGAACTGCACGACGATCATCGCGATCATGCCGCTCAAGCCCCTGCACGACTACGGGAAGCTTTCAAGGGTGGTGGCCTCCTCCTACCAGGCGACCTCCGGGGCCGGGGCCAAGGCGATGGCGGAGCTGGTCTCCCAGACGAAGGCGTTCGCCAAGGGGGAGAAGATGGAAGTGGCGGCGTTCAAGCACCAGATCGCCTTCAACGTCATCCCGCACATCGACGCTTTCCTGGACAACGGCTACACCAAGGAAGAGATGAAGATGACGAACGAGGGGCGCAAGATCCTGGAGATCCCCGGCCTGCGCGTCACCTGCACCACGGTGCGCGTGCCGGTGCTCACCGCCCACTCGATCTCGGTGAACGCCCAGTTCGAGAAGAAGATCACCCGCGAGAAGGCGAGGGAGCTCATCGCGAAGTTCCCCGGATGCCAGGTGATGGACGACCCGGCGGGCAATGTCTATCCGATGCCGCTGTTCTGCGCGGGGAAGGACGACTGCTACGTCGGCCGCATCCGGGAAGACGACAGCGCGGAGAACGCGCTCAACTTCTGGGTGTGCGGCGACCAGCTCCGCAAGGGGGCGGCGCTGAACGCCATCCAGATCGGGGAGCTGCTCGTCAAGAACCACCTGGTTCCCGTATAA
- a CDS encoding tRNA pseudouridine(38-40) synthase TruA, which yields MRRVKLTLTYDGTAYRGFQLQPNGPTVQALAEEALGRILQEAVKLRAAGRTDSGVHAREQVVDFADSGNRPLETILRGGNALLPPDIRIVSAEEVPLSFDARRHSKEKEYRYFLHLHPVASPFFSRYAWHIEKHLDLGAMWEGLAHVVGEHDFASFRGQGCTAVTTIRTIFRAELSELYPGLHFIGISGGGFLRHMVRNIVGTVVDVGKGDNPPERVRDLLSLRDRSEAGPTAPAHGLFLWSVTYSD from the coding sequence ATGCGGCGCGTCAAGCTGACACTGACCTATGACGGGACCGCGTACCGGGGGTTCCAGCTCCAGCCGAACGGGCCCACGGTCCAGGCATTGGCGGAGGAGGCGTTGGGCCGGATCCTCCAGGAGGCGGTCAAACTGCGGGCGGCGGGGCGCACCGACTCCGGGGTCCACGCGCGGGAGCAGGTGGTCGATTTCGCCGACTCGGGCAACCGGCCGCTGGAAACGATCCTGCGAGGGGGGAACGCGCTGCTTCCCCCCGATATCCGCATCGTCTCCGCCGAAGAGGTTCCCCTGTCGTTCGACGCCCGACGCCACTCGAAGGAGAAGGAGTACCGGTACTTTCTCCATCTGCATCCCGTGGCCTCCCCTTTTTTCTCCCGCTATGCCTGGCACATCGAGAAGCACCTCGACCTCGGCGCGATGTGGGAAGGGCTGGCCCACGTGGTGGGGGAGCACGATTTCGCCTCCTTCCGGGGGCAGGGGTGCACGGCGGTGACGACAATCCGTACAATCTTCCGGGCGGAATTGAGCGAGCTGTATCCCGGTCTCCATTTTATCGGCATTTCCGGCGGCGGCTTCCTGCGGCACATGGTCCGCAACATCGTCGGGACGGTGGTGGACGTCGGGAAGGGGGATAATCCGCCGGAACGGGTGAGGGATTTGCTTTCCCTTCGAGATCGTTCGGAGGCGGGTCCCACCGCCCCCGCGCACGGGTTGTTTCTGTGGAGCGTCACGTACTCCGACTGA
- a CDS encoding 50S ribosomal protein L13 produces the protein MKKTEYFTREDADQAWYVVDARDKVLGRVATKVAEVLRGKHKPMFTPNADIGDFVIVVNAEKVKLTGKKMTEKTYYRHTGYMGGLKSTTPEKILQKHPERLVEWAVRGMLPKSRLGDRLFTKLKVYAGPDHPHKAQQPKALAVNE, from the coding sequence ATGAAGAAGACCGAATATTTCACGAGAGAGGATGCCGACCAGGCCTGGTACGTGGTGGACGCCAGGGACAAGGTCCTGGGACGCGTCGCCACGAAGGTGGCCGAAGTCCTGCGCGGGAAGCACAAACCGATGTTCACTCCCAACGCCGACATCGGCGATTTCGTCATCGTGGTCAATGCCGAAAAGGTGAAGCTGACCGGGAAGAAGATGACGGAGAAGACCTACTACCGCCACACGGGGTACATGGGGGGATTGAAGTCCACCACGCCGGAGAAGATTCTGCAGAAGCACCCGGAACGTCTCGTCGAATGGGCGGTCCGGGGGATGCTGCCCAAGTCGCGGCTGGGCGACCGGCTCTTCACCAAGCTCAAGGTCTACGCAGGCCCCGACCATCCCCACAAGGCCCAGCAGCCCAAGGCGCTGGCGGTCAACGAATAG
- a CDS encoding 30S ribosomal protein S9, which produces MAQAAKVYATGKRKTAIARVYMKSGSGRISVNGREFENYFPVLALRAVAVQPLVLAGKRQSVDVEVNVNGGGPSAQAESMKYGLAKALQAENPELRPVLKRAGFLTRDARIKERKKYGRPGARKRFQFSKR; this is translated from the coding sequence ATGGCACAAGCAGCGAAGGTCTACGCGACGGGGAAACGGAAGACAGCCATCGCCCGCGTCTACATGAAGTCGGGCAGCGGGAGAATCAGCGTCAACGGGCGGGAGTTCGAGAACTACTTCCCGGTCCTCGCGCTGCGGGCGGTCGCCGTACAGCCGCTGGTGCTCGCCGGCAAGCGGCAGTCGGTGGACGTGGAGGTGAACGTCAACGGCGGCGGGCCGTCGGCCCAGGCGGAGTCCATGAAATACGGCCTGGCCAAGGCGCTGCAGGCGGAGAACCCCGAGCTCCGTCCCGTACTGAAGCGGGCGGGGTTCCTGACCCGCGACGCCCGGATCAAGGAACGCAAGAAATACGGTCGTCCGGGGGCGAGGAAACGGTTCCAGTTCTCCAAGCGGTAA